The following is a genomic window from Gammaproteobacteria bacterium.
CGATCATCATGCGGGCAACTCTCCAGGACAACAGGTCTTTAAGTCCTCCACCAGGCCGCGGAGAACCTCACGCGCCGAGAATAACGGAAGACGACTTACAGAGATATAATCGTCCGGGATGCGACAAGTAAACCTTGCGGCAGCGCGCCGCGCTGAGCGCCAAGCAAACGCGTGTAAATATCGGTGATGAGAGCTCTGCTGACGTGAACGGTTGCACGACCCGCCGGTCATAAGTTTCGGGTATCAGGCTGAATCGGATACGCGGTATACTTAGCAATATACTAAACCCGTCGGAGAAAGATTTAATGGCTATACAACCTATATCGAGCGTAACCAGTTCCGGAACATCCGCTGCACCGCAATCGGTGCTGGCGACCAACAAGGTATTGCGCAACACCTATCTATTGCTGGCGATGACCCTGTTCACCAGCGCGATTACCGCGGGTGTCGCCATGGCGACCAATGCGCCGCCCGTCAACTGGATCCTGATGCTGGCGGTGTTCATCGGCATGCCGTTCGTGATTAATTACCTGCGCGACAGCGTGTGGGCGTTGCCGCTTACATTCGCCTTCACCGCATTCATGGGCTACGTGCTGGGCCCGATCCTCACGCTTTATTTGAGCCTGCCCAACGGCCCGCAGATCGTGATGGCCGCGTTCGGCACCACCGCGGTCGCGTTCGTGGGTCTGTCGGCTTACGCCATCGCCACCCGCAAGGACTTCAGCTTCATGAGCGGCTTCCTGATGGTGGGCCTGCTGGTGGTGCTGGCCGCGATCGTCGCCAACATCTTCCTGCAGATTCCGGCGCTGTCGCTGACCATTTCCGCCGCCGCGGTACTGCTGATGTCCGGCATGATCCTGTTCGACACCAGCCGCATGGTTAACGGCGGCGAGGACAACTACGTGGTCATGACCGTTTCGCTGTTTGCCAACATTTATGTGATGTTTCTGCACCTGCTGAACCTGTTCTCGGCATTCAGCGGCGAAAACTAGGTCGCAACCAAGGCCCGCAATTGCAATCAAAGCCCCGCCGCGGCGGGGCTTTTTTGTGTCCGTTGCTGTTCGTTACACTCTAGCCATAGTGGCAGACAACGGCGTCAGCGTAGCGGTTTACTGCGCGGAACCCGCACGTGCGGCGGAAGGCAAAGCGCTCGCCGCTCGGCTCTCGCTGCCGCTGACCGACACCGGTACGACGCAGGCCGACTTCCTGCTCACCCTGACCGCGCAACGGCTGGAGCTACGGCATCGGGGCCCCTACGCGCCGGGTCCCGTTTACGCCGACTTCGTATCCGGCCAGTTCGGCTATCGCAGAGTCCATGGGCCGGGCGTAAGACAGCTACTGGCGCGCGCGGTCGGGGCCAGGGCCGGTTTCAGACCTTACGTGACAGACGCCACCGCGGGCCTGGGCCGCGACGCTTTTCAGCTGGCGCTGCTGGGTTGCCGCGTGTCCCTGATCGAGCGATCCCCCCTTGTTCACGCCTTACTGGCCGATGGCCTGACGCGGGCTGGGGCCGCGTTTGCGGCGCACGCGGATAGTCTCAAGCGAATGACCCTGGCGTGCGCGGACGCGCAAGTGGTGCTGGAAAACCTCGCGGACACAGTGCGGCCGGATACGGTTTATCTCGACCCGATGTATCCCCACCGGGACCGCTCGGCGCTGAACAGCAAGGACATGCGCGCCCTGCGCGCGCTGGTCGGCGATGATGAAGACGCGCCCACCCTGCTGGCCGCGGCGCTCAAACGCGCCCGGCGGCGCGTGGCGGTAAAGCGGCCGCGCCTGGCGCCGCCGCTCGCGGGACCGCCCCCGACGTTCCAGCTCAAGGGCGCATCGACACGCTACGATGTCTACGTCGCGCACGCCGAGAAGCGTACGGGCTAGTCCCGAAAATTCTCGAACTGCAACGGTTGACCGATCTTCTCCTCGCGCAACATGCCGATCACCTGCTGAAGGTCATCACGGCTCTTGCCGCTGACCCGCAGCTTGTCGCCCTGAATCGTGGTCTGTACCTTGAGCTTTTTGTCCTTGATGATTTTTACGAGCTTGCGCGCCAGCTCCGCGTCAATGCCGCGCCGCAGAGTGACGAGCTGGCGGGCCCGGTTGCCGCTTTCCTCCACCTTGCCTTCCTCCATGCACGCCACGTCCACGCCGCGCCTGGCAAGTTTCTGCGCGAGGATATCCAGCATCTGCTTAAGCTGAAATGCCGCCGGCGCCTGCAAGGTGAGCACGTTGTCCTCGCGCGTGAGGCTTGCATCGAGCCCCTTGAAGTCATAGCGGTTGGCGACCTCACGGCTGGTCTGATCCACCGCGTTGGCGACTTCGTGCAGATCCACCTCGGACACCACATCGAACGTTGGCATGGTCTTGTTACTCCGTACAACCTCGTAGGTTAGACTTAGGTGCGAAGCCTTTATTCGCAAACCATCATGCTTAAAACTTTCGTATTATTCGGCAGCCTGAGCGCCCTGCTGGCGGTGGTGCTGGGCGCGTTTGGCGCGCACGGTTTGAAGCAGCAGCTAAGCCCCGAGATGCTCTCCGTGTATCAGACCGGCGTCGATTACCACATGTGGCACGCGCTGGGTCTGGTTCTGATCGGACTGCTCGGCGCGCATTACAGTGGCAGCGCGCTGCTCACGTGGGCCGGGTGGTTCATGCTGGCCGGTATTATGATTTTTTCAGGCAGCCTGTATATTTTAAGTATCACCGGCGTTCGCTGGCTTGGCGCGATCACGCCCTTCGGCGGCCTGGCGTTCATTGTCGCGTGGGCGCTGTTGATCGTCGCCGTGTGGCGCGCTTGAGGCTTCCGTTCCATTACGTGCCTCATCGCCGCCAAGCGGTCACGCGCTCACGGCTCCAGCACCGCTGTGCCGTTCATGTAGGGGTGCAGAGCCTGCGGAATGTGAATACGGCCTTCAGGATCCTGAAAGTTTTCCATCATCGCTACCAGGGCGCGGCCGACCGCCAGACCGGACCCGTTCAGGGTATGCAGCAATTCGGGCTTGCCGGTATCCGGGTTGCGCCAGCGCGCCTGCATGCGTCGCGCCTGGAAATCGAGAAAATTACTGCACGAACTGATTTCGCGATAACGGTCCTGGCCCGGCAGCCAGACCTCGATGTCGTAGGTTTTGGCCGAGGCAAAACCCAGATCGCCCGCGCACAAAGCCACCACACGATAGGGTAGTTCAAGCGATTTAAGAATTGCCTCCGCGTGGCCGGTCAGCGCTTCCAGCGCAGCCCATGAATCCGCGGGCCGTACGAGCTGCACCAGCTCCACTTTTTCGAATTGGTGCTGGCGGATCATGCCGCGCGTGTCTTTGCCGTAGGAGCCCGCCTCCGAGCGGAAACACGGCGTGTGACAGACATATTTGAGCGGTAATCCAGCGGCCTCGATGATCTGGTCGCGCGCCAGATTGGTGACGGGCACTTCCGCCGTAGGCGTCAGGTAATAACCGCTGTCGCCCGCCAGCCTGAACAGATCGGACTCGAACTTCGGCAACTGGCCGGTGCCGGTCAGGCTCTCGGCGTTGACGATATATGGTACGTAGACTTCCGTATAGCCGTGCGCGCGCGTGTGCATGTCCAGCATGAACTGAGTGAGCCCGCGGTGCAGCCTCGCCAGCCCACCGCGCATTACCACGAAGCGTGAACCGGTGATTCTGCCGGCCGCCTCGAAATCCATGCCGCCCAACCGCGCGCCAAGCTCAACGTGATCGAGCGGATCAAAATCGAACGCGGGCGCTTCGCCCCAGCGTCGAATCTCCAGATTGTCGCCCTCATCGCGGCCCTTCGGCACGGCGTCGTCGGGGAGGTTGGGCGTCGCCAGCAGCACGCGCTGAAGCCGCGCCTGCACGTCGCGCAGGCTTTCTTCGGCGGCCGTGAGCTGTTCGTTCAGGCGCACGACATCCGCGCGCAACGGCTCGATGTCTTCGCCGCGCGCCCTGGCCTCGCCTATGCGCTTCGAACGTGCGTTACGCTGGTTTTGCAGATCCTGCGTGGCGATCTGGGCACGCTTGCGCTCGCTCTCCAGCGCGTTCAGCGCGTCCACGTCGAGCCGGAAGCCGCGCCGCGCAAGCGCCACGGCGGTCGCGTCCAGATCGATCCGCAATCTTTTTGGGTCCAGCATTGAGGTTAGGTCCGCATCGAATCGGCGCCAAAGGTTATCACACGCGCGGCGCCTATCCCGAAAGCTGCCTGCCCATCAGCAGACCGCCCCAGCTCGCGACCAGGCACAACACAAAATTCAGGATAGGGTTCGCCACACCTTTAGCAATTTCACCCTGCTCCAGCAGATTCAGCGTCTCGATGGAAAACGTGGAGAACGTGGTAAAAGCGCCAAGCCCGCCAATGATAATGCCGGCGCGCCACGCGGGGCTTATGTCGAAACGGTCGACCAGCAGCACGCTCAACAGTCCGATCAACAGCGACCCGAGCACGTTGACAGTCAGGGTGCCATAGGGAAATCCGCGCCCGAGCAGCCCATGCACGCCCATCGTGGTCCAGTAGCGCAACAGCGCGCCGCAGGCGGCGATCAGCAATATACGAGACAATGACCCCCGATGGTGCTTGCCGCGCAAGCGTAACCTCGACCGCCGTGGGCATGCAAACCCGCCAGTTACGCTGCTGCGCATAAGAACCCGCTGTTGACCTTCGCCCGTGACTGGGACACGCTATTGGCATCATGAACGACGCGTTACATACGGGTTTACAAACGGGGGCCGCAAAAACAAACGCGGCAACGCTGGCGGCGCGTTTTCGCGCGCTGTTGCCGCCGGAGTCGGTGCTGACAGACGCGGAAGATCTGTGCCCGTACGAATGCGACGGATTATCCGCTTATCGCCGCCTGCCGATGATGGTGTTGATGCCTCACAATGTAGAACAGGTGCAAGACATCATGCGCGTTTGCAGCGAATACAAAGTTCCGGTCGTCGCGCGTGGCGCGGGCACGGGCTTATCCGGCGGCGCGTTGCCGCTCTCCGACGGCGTCTTGCTCAGCCTGGCCAAGTTTAACCAGATCTTGGACGTAGATACTGAAAATCGCTGCGCGACGGTGCAGCCCGGCGTGCGAAATCTCGCCGTCTCGGAAGCCGCAGCACCGTATGGACTCTATTACGCGCCTGATCCCTCCTCGCAGATCGCCTGCTCGATCGGCGGCAACATCGCGGAAAACTCCGGCGGCGTCCATTGCCTTAAATACGGGCTCACGGTGCACAATCTGCTGGCGCTCAAAGTCGTCACCGTCGACGGCGAGTTGCTGACGATTGGATCGAAGGCCTTGGACAGCCCAGGATACGATCTGCTGGCGTTGATGACCGGATCGGAAGGCCTGCTTGGTATTATTGTCGAGGCGACTTTGAAACTGTTGCCAAAGCCCGAATGCGCCAAGGCCATGATGGCGTCTTTCGACAAGGTCGAAGACGCCTGCGCCGCTGTAGGCGGGATCATTGCCGATGGCGTCATACCGGCTGGCCTTGAGATGATGGACAACCCCGCCATCCGCGCCGCTGAGGACTTCGTGCATGCGGGCTATCCGCGTGATGCGGCTGCGATGCTGCTGTGCGAGCTGGACGGCACCTCGCCCGAGGTCGACGAGCAGATCAAGCACGTGCGCGACGTGCTGCAGGCGCATCGTCTGTCCGATCTGCGCATCGCGCAAAATGAGCAGGAGCGAGCCCGCTTCTGGGCGGGGCGCAGGGCCGCGTTTCCGGCTGTGGGCCGGATCTCACCGGATTATTACTGCATGGACGGCACGATTCCGCGCAAACATCTGGCGTTTGTCCTCGCGCGCATGACCGAGCTTTCCGAAGAATATGGTTTGCGCGTGGCCAACGTATTTCACGCCGGTGACGGCAATCTGCATCCGCTGATCCTGTACGACGCCAACGTTCCCGATCAGCTTGAGCGCACGGAAAGCTTTGGCGGCAAGATTCTGGAGTTGTGCATCGAGGTCGGCGGCACCATCACCGGCGAGCACGGCGTGGGCATGGAGAAACTCGACCAGATGTGCGTGCAATTTCGCACTGATGAGATTGACCAGTTTCATGCCGTCAAGGCGGCCTTCGATCCCGAGCGGTTGCTGAATCCCGACAAAGCCGTACCAACCCTGCATCGCTGCGCGGAGTTTGGCCGCATGCACGTGCATCAGCGCCGGCTGCCGCACCCCGATCTTCCTCGCTTCTAAATAATGAAGCCGCAAGACCACTGCGAGGCGTTGCTTGACGCCGTGCGGGACGCTTTCGCCCGTCGCATGGCTTTAAGAATCCACGGCGGCGACACCAAAGCATTTTATGGCCGCGCCACTGATGGCGAGCCGCTCGACGTAAGCCCGCATCGCGGCGTGGTCAATTACGAACCCACCGAACTGGTGCTCACCGCGCGCGCCGGCACTCGGATCGCCGAGATCGAAACCTTACTCGTCGAACAGGGTCAAATGTTGCCTTTCGAGCCGCCCCATTTCGGCGAACACGCCACGATCGGTGGCTGCGTAGCGGCGGGGCTGTCCGGACCCAGGCGCCCGTACGCCGGCGCCGTGCGCGACAATCTGCTCGGTACGGAGATCATCAATGGTCGGGGACAACGGCTTAAGTTTGGCGGCGAGGTGATGAAAAACGTCGCGGGCTACGATCTGTCCAGATTGATGGCCGGTGCGCTCGGCACCCTGGGCGTTTTGTTGCAGGTCTCGTTCAAGGTACTGCCAGAACCCAAGCGCGAGACAACCTTGGTCAAGACGCTCGATGCCGAACGCGCGATCGAAGTCATGAATGAATGGGCCAGATGCCCGCTGCCCGTGTCCGCGACCTGGCACGACGGGCGAGATTTATACGTGCGGCTCGCGGGCGGCGAGTATGCCGTTGAGGCCGCGGCTGAAACCATCGACGGCGACACGGTTGATGACGGCAAGACTTTGTGGCGTCGTGTGCGTGAACAGGTCGCGCCATTTTTTGAAGGTGACCGCCCGTTGTGGCGTGTGTCGGTGCCATCCGCGGCGCCCACGCTCGATATCGACGGCGAGAGCGCCCTGGAGTGGAACGGCGCCTTGCGATGGATCAAGACGCCTGCAAAGGCGGGGCACGTTCAACGAATCGCCGCCGCCGCGGGCGGCCACGCAACCTTGTTTCGCGGCGGCGACCGACGAGGCGAAGTATTTCAACCGTTACCCGCCGCGCTCATGGCGGCGCATCGTCGCTTAAAGCGATCATTGGATCCGGAGGGGCTGTTTAACGCGGGACGGCTTTATCCTGACCTGTAGGAGCGGTTTCAACCGCGATCGATTGCCAACGAATTCTGCCGCTTCGACACCATAAATCTTGTTATCCGCAGCTCGATAGACCATGCAAACCAATCTCGCAGAATTCATTAAACACACTGACCAGGGCAAAGAGGCCGATAGAATTCTTCGCTCCTGCGTGCACTGCGGCTTCTGCAATGCCACCTGCCCGACTTATCAGTTGCTGGGCGACGAACTCGACGGGCCACGCGGGCGCATTTATCTGATCAAAGAAGTCCTGGAGGGAAACACGCCCACTCGCAAGACATTGCTGCATCTGGATCGCTGCCTCACTTGCGTCAATTGTGAGACTACTTGTCCATCCGGTGTTGAGTACGGCAAGCTCGTCGATATCGGACGCGTGCGGGTGGAAGAGCAGGTTGCTCGCCCTTTATTCGAGCGGCTACAGCGCCGAGGATTGCGCTTGGTAATGCCCTACCCGCGCCGCTTCACGCCGCTACTCCGGCTGGGGCAATTATTCCGCCCGCTGTTGCCTTCGGCGCTGAAAAGAAAAATTCCGCCGCGAATCTCAGCCGGCGCCTGGCCGCACACGCAGCACGCACGCAAGATGCTCATTCTAGAAGGGTGCGTACAACCCGCCATCTCGCCTGCAATTAACGCCGCCACCGCGCGCGTGCTGAACCAGCTCGAAATCAGCGTGATCCGCGCTCAGGGCGCGGGCTGCTGCGGCGCCCTCAGCCATCACCTCACTGCCCCGGAGGAAGCCAAGGTTTTCATGCGGCGTAACATCGACGCCTGGTGGCCGCATTTCGAAGCAGACGCGGAAGCCGTCATCATGACCGCCAGCGGCTGCGGCAGCGTGGTAAAGCAATACGGGCGCATTCTTCAAGACGATCCCGACTACAGTGAAAAAGCTGCGAAAGTTTCTGAGCTGACGAAGGATGTAAGCGAGGTACTACGCGACGAAGATACCAGTCGGCTAAGATCCCAAAAGCCGCGAAAGGTCGCGTTTCATCCACCGTGCACCTTGCAGCACGGCCAGCAGATTCAGGGTGTTGTGGAAAACATTCTGTCTGAATTGAATTTCGATCTAACGCCGGTGCCGGACAACCACCTGTGCTGTGGCTCGGCGGGGACGTACTCGATCTTGCAGCGCGACCTTTCGCAGCAACTGTTGACGAATAAACTTGATAATCTTCAAAAGAATGAACCCGAGCTCATCGCTACGGCTAACATCGGCTGCCTGGCGCACATGCAAACCAGGGCGCTGGTGCCGGTAGTACACTGGGTGGAACTGCTGGCTTCTGGCCGCTGAAGTGGGTGCCGGATGTGGCGCAATTGCACCGCTTCGCCAATCGCGTACGAGATCGCTCAGGTACGCCGTTTACATGCACCGCCAACAAAGCTTGTTGTAAAGCCTAATGCTCTTGTGAGCATCGGCCGATGCTCATGCAGGATGCGCCGCGATGGCGACCCAGCTTCCCCGTGCGCGATGCGCCTGCAACGACTGGTCGCACACCAGCAGTAAAGCGCGTTCAATTACCCCGCGAACCATTTAAGCTCGCGTCATGAACTTATTCCAACCGCACCCTGAACGTTACTTGGAAACTTGAATTAGCGTTGAACGTACCCTTTGGATTGACGCGGATTTGACAAACCTGAGAATCCACGCCATTGGCATTGGGCGTTGGCGTATAGCTGAAGGTGGTGCAAGCGGCCGCGTTGGAAAAACTTACGTCGTCGGTCGTATCGGAGAGCGAGGTAAACGTATAGCTCAGACCGCTCGACGGCGCGCCATTGTTAAACGCGATCGGGCCGGAGCCGACCGCGCCCAGATTGGCCACGAACAGATCGCTGTTCGCGGGCACCGAATCGGTCACGAACACCGAATTGGCGTCCACCGCTCCAGAACCGGGATTGTTCACGGTGATCGAATAGTTCACGAACGCGCCGGGGATCGCTTTTGGGTTGACCGCGCCGTTGACGGGGTCCGATAGGGTCTGCGCGGTCTTGGCGACTGTCAGCGACGGGCTGGCGACCGTCAGGATGGCGCTCGCGGCCCCTGCGCTCGTGCCGCCGCTGGTCGTAAGCCCTCCCGCCGCGATCGTATTCGTGTGCGCCCCCGCCACCGTGGCGGTGACGTTCACGGTTATCGCACACGACCCGAGCGCCGGGATCACGCCGTTGCTGAGCCGGATATCCGCATCGCCCGCGCCAAGCGCGCCGCCGCCGTTGTCCTGGAGCGTGCCGCCGCAGCTATTGCCCGTCGTCAGCGGCGAGGCGACGGTGAGCGCGCCCGGGCTGGTCGGAAAGGTATCCGTGAACGCGGCCGCGGTGAAGTTCACGTCGCTCGCGTTGGTCAACGTGATGGTCAACGTGGAGACGCCGCCGGCGCTGATCGTCGCCGGGCTGAACGCCTTGGCGATGGTCGGGCGCACGAAGGTGATCGTGTCGGCCGCGGTGTTGCTGGGTCCCCCTCCACTCGTTGAAGCAGCCGCGCCGCTCACGTTGTTATAAACCCCCGCCGTGGCGCTGGTAACGTTGACCGTGACCGTACACGTGCTATTCGCCGGCCGATCGTTGTTCGTGCCGGTCAGGCCGATGGTGTCGCCGGCGGCGGCGCCGCCGCTCACGCCATTAGCGCCGCCCGCGACGCTATCGCAGTCGCTACTGACGCTGGGTGTGGCGGCGTTTACCAGACCGGCGGGGTAGGTATCGCTAAAGGTAATATTGTCGAGAGCGTTGTTGTTCGGATTGCGTATCGTGAACGTCAGCGCCGAGACGCCGCTAACCCCGAGTTCGTCCAGCACGAATTTCTTGCTGATCACCGGCGGCACTAGCCCTGCCTGCACAGTCAGCGTAGCGGCGGCGTTGCCGCCGCTACCCCCATTTGTCGAGGTCACGTTGCCGGTGGTGTTGGTATACGTCGCGTTCGTCGCGCTCGTCACGCGTACGGTCAACTCGCAGTTGCCGCCGGCCAGGATGCTCGCGCCGGTCAAACCGATCGAGTTGCCGCCGTTCGCGCCGCCGGTCAAAGTTCCGCTGCTGCCCGCCGTGCAGTTCAGGGTCGCGTTGGCCGGATTCCGGTTCACGAGATTCGCCGGATAGGTGTCGGCGACCGCGACTCCGGTCAGCGTGGTAGTGGTACTCGGGTTCGTGACGGTGAGCCTCAGAATCGACGTGCCGCTGGTCTGTATTGTCGCGGGACTGAATGACTTGGCGATCGTCGGCGGCGAATCGGACACCGTCAAGGTCGCGGTATTCGACGGCGCGCCGGGCGTGGGATATTGCGTGGTGGTTACGCCGCTGGTCGTATTGCTATACGTGCCGTTCGCGGCGCTGGTCACCGCCACGGTTATCGTACAACTCCCCGGCGATCCGCCCGGAATCGAGCCACCCGTCACGTTGAAAGTGCTTCCGCCCGCTACCGCCGTCGTCGTGACGCCCGCGCAGGTACCGCCGATGTTCAGCGGCGTCGCGTTCACGAGACCGGCGCTGTAGCTGTCGGTAAAGCTGAGGTTCGTCTGCGCGGTGGCGTTATTGTTGGTCAAGGTAAAGCTAAGCGTGCTTGTCCCATTCGCATTGATTGTCGGCGGCGAAAAAGCCTTGGCGATTGTGGGGTTTTGAGTGATGGTCGTGGTATCGGTCGCGCTGTTGTTGGCCGGCGTCGCGTCGGTCAACCAAGCCGGAACCGCGACACTCGCGGTGTTGCTCAAGGTTCCGGTTGCCAAAGCCGACAGCGCGCCGCTTACGGTGTAGGTCGCGGTCCCGCCTGATGCGAGCGTGGCGGAGGTATTAAGCGTGTTGCCGTTGCCCGAGGCGGCCGCGCAGCTCGATCCGCTACTGGCCGAGCAGGTCCAGGTGACGCCGGTAAGGCTCGCGGGCACGGTGTCGGTCACCGTGCCGGCCACCGGATAACTGCTGCTATTAATAACCTGGATGGTGTAAGTCTGCGCGCTTCCGGCCGAGATGAGGCTGCGGCCGTCGGTCTTGGTGATCGAGAGATCGGGTTGAGGAACGTCTTTGGTGCTCAGATCGGTCAAGGCCGGCATCGCGCCGCTGGCGCCGACCGCGCTTGAGGCGCCGCCCGCGGCGGGGGCGGTATAAAGCCGCGTCTGGCTGGTCAAAGAAAGATAAAGGCCGCCGCTGTTATCGAACGAGATGCCGTTCGCAACGTTGGGTAGCCCCGTGATCGCGCCGACGTTGGCAACGGTATTGGTGGTCAGATTGATGCTCCACAGCCGTACGCTGGTGGCGTCTCCGGCGACGCTTTCTCCGACAAAATCAAGCGTTCCAGCCGCGTTGAAGGCTATGTCGCCGCTACCGGCCACGGGCGGCGTCGTCGCGGGCAAGCTGAGCGCGATTCCGGTGGCGGCGCCGGTGGTCAGATTGAACGTGTAAATCGTGCTGGGCGAGGTGCCCATGCCATAGACAACGCCGGTGCTGGATTGACAGGCCAGGCGGATGATGCTCGGTACGGTCGCACCCGTGGGGCCGATAGCAACCGGTGCTAAGTTCGGGGTGGCGGGATTGAAACGATAGAGCGTGCCATTGGTGCCGCCCGAGACAAAATAAACCGACCCGCTCGAACATTGCGTAAGCGCCGCCGACTGGTTGGTTAGCGGAAATGGCGCGCCGGTATAAAAACGGTAGTGGCGACGCTGTTGGCCGAATCGATGCTATGGATCGCCGCCGCGTTGTTGTTGATGCCGTAAAGATTTACCGCCGCTTGCGGCGCCGGACTCGCGATCACGAGCGCGGCGGTGACCGTGATTTCCGCGAATAATTTTGTCAGTGGGCGTCTGTTCACGGCGTGCTCACGCCATTGGTTTGCGGCGCGCCGGAGTTTCTTGAAGTGGGAGATTGCTCGTCCCCTGAGAACCAGTTCAGCGCGTCGCGCACCGAATTCTGGTCGAAGGCGAATCGGAGCTTGATGTATGGGCCTTGCGAGGTGTAGCCGGCGGTCGAGAAGTCGTCGTCCTCGAAGCCGCGGAAGTTATAGCCTAAGCTCACCCATAGGTTTTTGATCAGGCTTACGCCGATCGTTGGGCCCAGCGAATATTGATAGTTGTTCGCCTGCATCGAATGCAGCAGGCCCATCTGTAAGCCTAGGTCGAAGCGCTCGTTGATGTCGTGCCGGTACTCGCCGTCGAACGCCTGAATCCAGCCCTCGTAGTCCACGCTGTCGAAGCTGTCGAGCACGTACTTGATGCCGTGGTGCAGGGCGAACTGATTGGTGCGATTCGGCAGCCAGTTCAGATTGAGATTGTTGACGGTCTTGCGCGCCCGCACGGTGTCCAGGGTGGTGGCGATTTCCTCGTAGTTGAAATCCAGCCGATCGAGCACGATCCAGTGGCTTTCCACCGGACGATACGCAACCGAAAAACGCAGATCGCCGAGCGTATTCGACGTGCCGTCCAGGCTTTGACCGCTCAGGTATTGACCGCCCAGCTAAAGGCCAAGACCCGGCGTTTGTTGCCGATAGAAGCCGAAGATGGCGCCGAACTGGTCGTCCTGATCCGCGAAGCGGTTTTCGATCCTGGCCGAGGCCGACCATAAATCCTGCGCGTAACTCGCACCGGCCGAGATGGCCGTGAAATCGTTGTTCAAGGTTGTGCCGGAGGCGGTCGTGCCGGACACCGTACCGGAGGCGGGCGGCACGTTCGGATTGAACACGGGCGCGCCCGCTTCGCTGATGGTCTGCGAGCGATCCAGGCCGAAGTCCAGATCGAGATGGTCGGTGACCGCAATGCCCTGGGTCAGTCCCAGATTCCCGAACAGCCGCTGGCCGTCTTCCGCGGTTTGATCCTCCACCGAGGTCGTCACGGTCGCGCGCGACCAGGGCGCGGTGCGCACGCCCACGCGCGTCGACTGCGTGCTGATGTCCTCGCCTTCGGTGAATTCCTGTTCGACGAACGTCAGGGTGCTGGGCGTAATGAGATAATCGGTGCCCAGAATCACCCGTGTCGGATAATCGGGATTGGCGTTGTCGCCCACCGCGAACTCGCCCAGGCCCCGCAGGTTCCAGCGCTTGTCGAAGAACGCGCGCGAGGCGCCGAGGGTGACGAGATCGGATGTGAACGTCTGACCTTCAGTCAGCCGATCTTCCGCATGACGCAGCCCCGCGGAAAGGCTGTACAAATCCTGCTGGTATGTGAATTGCCCGAACGCCACGTCGCGGCGCGCATCGAGAAAGCTGACCTCCTCGCGATAAAGCTGCCCGTCCGCGAACAGATGCTCGGTGAACCGATAGCGCCCATCCACGCCCAGTTTGCTGGTGCCCGCCTCGGTGCCGAGCTGCTGACCGAGACCGAATTCGCTGTCCTGATTGCGCACGTACGCCCGCGTGTCCAGCTTCTCGCCCAGGTGGATGACCTCGGCAAGGTACGCCTCTCCCGATGTCGCCAGTCCGTCGTCATCCGTCCCCGAAGTCGCGAATTCCCCGCGTATCTGCGTCGCGTTGGTCACTTTATAAGTCAG
Proteins encoded in this region:
- a CDS encoding DUF423 domain-containing protein, with the protein product MLKTFVLFGSLSALLAVVLGAFGAHGLKQQLSPEMLSVYQTGVDYHMWHALGLVLIGLLGAHYSGSALLTWAGWFMLAGIMIFSGSLYILSITGVRWLGAITPFGGLAFIVAWALLIVAVWRA
- a CDS encoding YajQ family cyclic di-GMP-binding protein produces the protein MPTFDVVSEVDLHEVANAVDQTSREVANRYDFKGLDASLTREDNVLTLQAPAAFQLKQMLDILAQKLARRGVDVACMEEGKVEESGNRARQLVTLRRGIDAELARKLVKIIKDKKLKVQTTIQGDKLRVSGKSRDDLQQVIGMLREEKIGQPLQFENFRD
- the crcB gene encoding fluoride efflux transporter CrcB — encoded protein: MSRILLIAACGALLRYWTTMGVHGLLGRGFPYGTLTVNVLGSLLIGLLSVLLVDRFDISPAWRAGIIIGGLGAFTTFSTFSIETLNLLEQGEIAKGVANPILNFVLCLVASWGGLLMGRQLSG
- a CDS encoding class I SAM-dependent methyltransferase — its product is MADNGVSVAVYCAEPARAAEGKALAARLSLPLTDTGTTQADFLLTLTAQRLELRHRGPYAPGPVYADFVSGQFGYRRVHGPGVRQLLARAVGARAGFRPYVTDATAGLGRDAFQLALLGCRVSLIERSPLVHALLADGLTRAGAAFAAHADSLKRMTLACADAQVVLENLADTVRPDTVYLDPMYPHRDRSALNSKDMRALRALVGDDEDAPTLLAAALKRARRRVAVKRPRLAPPLAGPPPTFQLKGASTRYDVYVAHAEKRTG
- a CDS encoding Bax inhibitor-1/YccA family protein — translated: MAIQPISSVTSSGTSAAPQSVLATNKVLRNTYLLLAMTLFTSAITAGVAMATNAPPVNWILMLAVFIGMPFVINYLRDSVWALPLTFAFTAFMGYVLGPILTLYLSLPNGPQIVMAAFGTTAVAFVGLSAYAIATRKDFSFMSGFLMVGLLVVLAAIVANIFLQIPALSLTISAAAVLLMSGMILFDTSRMVNGGEDNYVVMTVSLFANIYVMFLHLLNLFSAFSGEN
- the serS gene encoding serine--tRNA ligase, translating into MLDPKRLRIDLDATAVALARRGFRLDVDALNALESERKRAQIATQDLQNQRNARSKRIGEARARGEDIEPLRADVVRLNEQLTAAEESLRDVQARLQRVLLATPNLPDDAVPKGRDEGDNLEIRRWGEAPAFDFDPLDHVELGARLGGMDFEAAGRITGSRFVVMRGGLARLHRGLTQFMLDMHTRAHGYTEVYVPYIVNAESLTGTGQLPKFESDLFRLAGDSGYYLTPTAEVPVTNLARDQIIEAAGLPLKYVCHTPCFRSEAGSYGKDTRGMIRQHQFEKVELVQLVRPADSWAALEALTGHAEAILKSLELPYRVVALCAGDLGFASAKTYDIEVWLPGQDRYREISSCSNFLDFQARRMQARWRNPDTGKPELLHTLNGSGLAVGRALVAMMENFQDPEGRIHIPQALHPYMNGTAVLEP
- a CDS encoding FAD-binding protein; this encodes MNDALHTGLQTGAAKTNAATLAARFRALLPPESVLTDAEDLCPYECDGLSAYRRLPMMVLMPHNVEQVQDIMRVCSEYKVPVVARGAGTGLSGGALPLSDGVLLSLAKFNQILDVDTENRCATVQPGVRNLAVSEAAAPYGLYYAPDPSSQIACSIGGNIAENSGGVHCLKYGLTVHNLLALKVVTVDGELLTIGSKALDSPGYDLLALMTGSEGLLGIIVEATLKLLPKPECAKAMMASFDKVEDACAAVGGIIADGVIPAGLEMMDNPAIRAAEDFVHAGYPRDAAAMLLCELDGTSPEVDEQIKHVRDVLQAHRLSDLRIAQNEQERARFWAGRRAAFPAVGRISPDYYCMDGTIPRKHLAFVLARMTELSEEYGLRVANVFHAGDGNLHPLILYDANVPDQLERTESFGGKILELCIEVGGTITGEHGVGMEKLDQMCVQFRTDEIDQFHAVKAAFDPERLLNPDKAVPTLHRCAEFGRMHVHQRRLPHPDLPRF